One region of Cetobacterium sp. ZOR0034 genomic DNA includes:
- a CDS encoding TolC family protein yields the protein MKKYLLLFFAFSIASFSRELSLDESIDLAKKNNRQLKEKKISVQQKKLNENVKIKNALPSVRAQGTYSDYDKSRNLDSSFQNGVYVSQSLFSGGEIYYNAKSSKALREFEENDYNAQSINLTLEVIQSYITTLQLKKSLAVYEASQKEKSEELNKIKEFYNLSLVDKSEVLRIETSLYTTETSIIKVKNSITTQELILKNLLGLNIDENITLKEMEITNFGTDGIDLAKDIDSAMKNSTLAQKLDKNITISEYNAKSTRSTFLPKVDLEYGYESLEDRSYSRANEDWQWKVGVTVKWDIFNFGSGMDSYKESSLEIDKQKLSKIDSLETLKREITTAYLDLNMSKETIKTNEKALLTALETYNIDKEKFNNRIIDTVDFLKTESELRDAQITHINSQLDYFIYYQQYLSLLK from the coding sequence ATGAAAAAATATCTTTTGCTATTTTTTGCTTTCAGTATCGCCTCTTTTTCTAGAGAGTTATCCCTAGATGAATCTATTGATTTAGCTAAGAAAAATAACAGACAACTGAAAGAGAAGAAGATCAGCGTACAACAAAAAAAGCTAAATGAAAATGTAAAAATCAAAAATGCTCTGCCATCTGTTAGAGCTCAAGGAACGTACTCTGATTATGATAAATCTAGAAATCTAGATAGCTCATTCCAAAATGGAGTTTATGTATCACAATCTCTTTTCAGTGGTGGTGAGATATATTACAACGCTAAAAGCAGTAAAGCTTTAAGAGAGTTTGAAGAGAACGACTACAACGCCCAAAGTATAAACCTAACTCTTGAGGTTATACAATCTTATATCACTACTCTTCAATTGAAGAAGAGTTTAGCTGTCTACGAAGCATCTCAAAAAGAGAAAAGTGAGGAACTAAATAAAATAAAGGAGTTCTACAACTTAAGCCTTGTGGATAAAAGTGAAGTTTTAAGAATAGAAACATCACTTTATACTACTGAAACATCTATTATAAAGGTAAAGAATAGTATCACAACTCAAGAGCTTATCCTTAAAAATCTTTTAGGATTAAATATCGATGAAAATATTACACTTAAAGAGATGGAGATCACTAACTTTGGTACTGATGGTATCGACCTTGCAAAAGATATCGATTCTGCTATGAAAAATAGTACTCTTGCACAAAAGTTAGATAAAAATATCACTATAAGTGAGTATAATGCAAAGAGTACAAGAAGTACATTTTTACCTAAAGTCGATTTAGAGTATGGGTATGAATCTTTAGAGGATAGAAGCTACTCTAGAGCAAATGAGGATTGGCAATGGAAAGTTGGTGTCACAGTGAAATGGGATATATTCAACTTCGGAAGCGGAATGGATTCATATAAAGAAAGCTCTCTTGAGATCGACAAACAAAAGCTATCTAAAATCGACTCTTTAGAAACTCTAAAAAGAGAGATTACAACAGCTTACCTAGATTTGAATATGTCTAAAGAGACTATAAAAACAAATGAGAAAGCTCTGCTTACAGCGCTTGAAACATACAATATAGATAAGGAGAAGTTCAACAATAGAATCATAGATACAGTTGATTTCTTAAAAACTGAGTCTGAGTTAAGAGATGCACAGATCACTCATATAAACTCACAACTTGATTACTTCATCTACTACCAACAATACTTGTCACTATTAAAATAG
- a CDS encoding efflux RND transporter periplasmic adaptor subunit, which yields MKKILSALLLTLALVGCGSDKKTEVSAPEVVKDVKLQELKTQTVNTTKTYNGDIKPKMEIGIVTPTGGYVKDIKYKNGDSVQAGATILTLTDAATEASYYEAEGTLIKAKSSYNTNKTSFDKYSTLFNKKLISEELYLESKNKMESSLGDLKIAEASYIRANDNFKRLFVTSSISGVVTDLNVKKDEKINSGTNLVTVVQNDEMEIVVAISPEDIGGIYKGKAAKVTVSAANKTVIGSVSEINLSANSDTKRFEVKIALPNEDKTLLKGMYGKVEMVGAEVNGLFVQKEAVMIKDLYSYVAIVRDGVVSIYKVNRGVSEGNLQEIFFNEFKEGDQIVVQGQYLLNNNDKVREI from the coding sequence ATGAAAAAAATATTATCAGCACTACTTCTTACTCTAGCTTTAGTTGGATGTGGTAGCGACAAAAAAACTGAAGTTTCTGCACCTGAAGTTGTAAAAGATGTAAAACTTCAAGAGTTAAAAACTCAAACTGTAAATACAACAAAAACATATAACGGAGATATAAAACCTAAGATGGAGATAGGGATTGTAACTCCAACTGGGGGATATGTAAAAGATATAAAATATAAAAATGGAGACTCTGTTCAAGCAGGAGCCACTATTTTAACTCTGACTGATGCCGCTACTGAAGCGAGCTACTACGAAGCTGAGGGAACTCTTATAAAAGCTAAATCGAGCTACAATACAAATAAAACATCTTTTGATAAATACAGCACTCTTTTCAATAAAAAGCTGATATCTGAAGAGTTATATTTAGAATCTAAAAACAAGATGGAAAGTAGCTTAGGTGATTTAAAAATCGCTGAGGCATCATACATCAGAGCTAACGACAACTTCAAAAGACTTTTTGTAACTTCAAGTATCAGTGGTGTTGTCACAGATTTAAATGTAAAAAAAGATGAAAAAATTAACTCTGGAACTAACCTTGTAACTGTTGTTCAAAATGATGAGATGGAGATTGTTGTCGCTATCAGTCCAGAGGATATCGGTGGTATATATAAAGGTAAGGCTGCAAAAGTTACAGTCTCTGCTGCTAATAAAACTGTGATTGGTTCAGTAAGTGAGATCAATCTATCAGCTAACTCTGATACAAAGAGATTTGAAGTTAAAATAGCCCTTCCTAATGAGGATAAAACTCTTTTAAAAGGTATGTATGGAAAAGTTGAGATGGTCGGTGCTGAGGTTAACGGTCTTTTCGTTCAAAAGGAAGCTGTTATGATAAAAGACCTTTACTCATATGTAGCTATTGTTAGAGATGGAGTTGTTTCTATATATAAGGTTAACCGTGGAGTTTCAGAGGGAAATCTTCAAGAGATATTCTTCAACGAATTCAAAGAGGGAGATCAGATTGTTGTTCAGGGTCAATACCTTCTAAATAACAACGACAAAGTGAGGGAGATTTAG
- a CDS encoding efflux RND transporter permease subunit, translating into MRILSEFSIKKPATATMVVISMIFFGFLGLSKMPIEMMPNTANPTVRVTIEWKGATPEDVDKMITKKVEDILPNVDGITEYSSTSSSETSKINVKFKYGTDIETKITLIQNEINQIKSKLPSDIEEPSIREQSMGSIPAAVLTMSGGDPMEVRTYAENSLKPLLERIEGVSQIIIFGGKEQEVLVEIDPEKLENYNLNVMQVSDIISKASTTIPGGQVKEGEKEFYIKVQGELKTPDEIANIILRNSNGHLLRLKDVADVRIDTKDPSNLFRKNREDGLVIVVAKTDDGNAIEIVQSVNKVLSSVKNSVPLNSHVDYDFDSTVIIMNSINNVKETGFIGLALASIILYIFLKSISATIVIAVAIPISIIFTFFLLNAQGLTLNLVSLMGLSLGIGMLVDNSVVVLDNIYRHMTELGKGKVEAAMDGAAEMGLPVLASTLTTVSVFLPIVFQEGMAKEQFKDLSYSISYSLLASLIVALVFVPMASSKILNEKKDLTSEGKVIKKVKRVYMSILRWSIKNRGIAAIGTVLLFVGSIFAASTLGGGFIPTSDEGRFAVVAKLPSSADINMSDRIGTILEDKVKNISVAQSYTMSGDTTNAIVNINAGLKTSRDESMTDIMKNLRETFVSIPDVVLTIVPSYVFGADGIYDLEFELYSDNEIQLREISEQLKSRMYNIDGITDISSSFEGGKPEGKIIVDREKAKFYGVDIETLALMIKTQILGDQPITINSDNQEIDVTVQLQRKYRTSTDLLMDSRITLDNGKNIRISDIATLSIEEGPSKIEKKDKKKKVVLYANLESGADLQGAKTSLIAAFDELSPPESVTYGFGGDSADMAEMGAQMVISFLVAIFLVYFILVWQFESFILPFIIILSIPLSTMGALYSLALFRVNLDAMVVVGFVMLAGIVVNNAIVLIDFINIRRERGDSINRAIIISGKTRLRPILMTTLTTVLGMIPLALSNGDGSEMYAGMSFVVIFGLSTATLFTLIVIPVFYYLVDDLKKFVKKIIKR; encoded by the coding sequence ATGAGAATACTTTCAGAATTTTCCATTAAAAAGCCAGCAACGGCAACTATGGTAGTTATCTCTATGATATTCTTCGGATTCTTAGGTCTTTCTAAGATGCCTATCGAGATGATGCCAAACACAGCTAACCCAACTGTTAGAGTCACTATTGAGTGGAAGGGAGCTACTCCTGAAGATGTCGATAAGATGATTACAAAAAAAGTAGAGGATATCCTTCCAAATGTCGATGGTATCACAGAGTATTCATCAACTTCAAGCTCTGAGACATCTAAAATCAACGTTAAATTTAAGTATGGTACTGATATTGAAACAAAGATAACTCTTATTCAAAATGAGATTAACCAGATTAAAAGTAAGCTGCCATCTGATATAGAGGAACCATCTATCAGAGAGCAATCTATGGGTTCTATTCCAGCTGCTGTTTTAACTATGTCCGGTGGAGACCCGATGGAGGTTAGAACTTACGCTGAGAACTCTTTAAAACCACTTCTTGAAAGAATCGAGGGTGTTTCTCAAATCATCATCTTCGGAGGAAAAGAGCAAGAGGTTTTAGTTGAGATCGATCCTGAAAAACTTGAAAACTATAACCTGAATGTTATGCAGGTTTCTGATATAATCTCTAAGGCTAGTACGACTATCCCAGGAGGACAAGTAAAAGAGGGAGAGAAGGAGTTCTATATAAAAGTTCAAGGTGAACTTAAAACTCCAGATGAGATTGCAAACATAATTTTAAGAAATAGTAACGGTCATCTTTTAAGATTAAAAGATGTAGCCGATGTTAGAATTGATACAAAAGATCCTTCAAACCTATTCAGAAAAAATAGAGAGGATGGACTTGTAATCGTTGTTGCTAAAACAGATGATGGAAACGCTATTGAGATTGTTCAATCTGTGAATAAAGTTTTAAGCAGTGTTAAAAACTCTGTACCTTTAAACTCTCATGTGGATTACGATTTCGATTCAACTGTTATCATCATGAACTCTATAAACAACGTAAAAGAAACTGGATTCATAGGACTAGCTTTAGCTTCTATTATCCTATACATATTCCTGAAAAGTATATCTGCAACTATCGTTATAGCGGTTGCAATACCTATCTCTATAATATTTACATTCTTCCTGCTAAATGCTCAGGGGCTAACACTAAACCTTGTATCACTGATGGGACTGTCTTTAGGAATAGGAATGCTTGTGGATAACTCGGTTGTTGTACTAGATAATATCTATAGACATATGACCGAACTGGGAAAAGGTAAAGTTGAAGCGGCAATGGATGGAGCTGCTGAGATGGGACTGCCTGTTTTAGCTTCAACTCTTACAACGGTTTCGGTATTTTTACCTATCGTTTTCCAAGAGGGAATGGCTAAAGAGCAGTTTAAAGATCTATCTTACTCTATCTCATACTCGCTTCTTGCGTCACTGATTGTCGCTTTAGTTTTCGTACCTATGGCTTCGAGTAAGATTTTAAATGAGAAAAAGGATCTGACTTCAGAAGGAAAAGTTATTAAAAAAGTAAAAAGAGTATATATGTCTATTTTAAGATGGAGTATCAAAAATAGAGGGATCGCTGCTATTGGAACTGTGCTTCTTTTCGTAGGATCAATCTTTGCTGCTTCAACTTTGGGTGGAGGATTTATTCCTACAAGTGACGAGGGAAGATTCGCCGTTGTTGCAAAGTTACCTTCAAGTGCTGATATAAATATGAGTGATAGAATTGGAACTATTCTGGAGGATAAAGTTAAAAATATCTCTGTTGCTCAATCTTATACAATGTCTGGTGATACAACTAACGCCATCGTAAATATAAACGCTGGTTTAAAAACATCTAGAGATGAGAGTATGACAGATATCATGAAAAATCTGAGAGAGACCTTCGTGAGTATCCCGGATGTAGTTTTAACCATTGTTCCATCATATGTATTCGGTGCGGATGGAATCTATGATTTAGAGTTTGAACTTTACTCTGACAATGAGATTCAACTACGTGAAATCTCTGAGCAACTAAAATCTAGGATGTATAATATAGATGGAATCACAGATATATCATCGTCATTTGAGGGCGGTAAACCCGAAGGTAAAATCATAGTAGACAGAGAGAAAGCTAAGTTCTACGGAGTGGATATTGAAACTCTTGCTCTTATGATTAAAACTCAAATTCTAGGTGATCAACCTATAACTATAAACAGTGATAACCAAGAGATCGACGTAACTGTTCAACTTCAAAGAAAATATAGAACATCAACTGATCTTCTAATGGATTCTAGAATCACTTTAGACAATGGAAAAAATATTAGAATCTCTGATATTGCAACTCTTTCTATCGAAGAGGGGCCATCAAAGATTGAGAAGAAAGATAAAAAGAAAAAAGTTGTTCTTTATGCTAACTTAGAAAGTGGAGCTGATCTTCAAGGAGCTAAGACATCTCTTATCGCAGCCTTTGATGAGCTATCGCCACCTGAAAGTGTAACATATGGATTTGGTGGAGATTCTGCAGATATGGCTGAGATGGGAGCTCAGATGGTTATCAGTTTCCTTGTAGCTATCTTCTTAGTTTACTTCATACTAGTTTGGCAGTTTGAATCGTTTATTCTACCATTTATCATAATTCTATCTATCCCTCTATCAACTATGGGAGCACTTTATAGTTTAGCACTATTCAGAGTTAACTTAGATGCTATGGTTGTCGTTGGATTCGTTATGCTAGCTGGTATAGTTGTAAACAACGCCATCGTTTTAATCGACTTTATCAATATCAGAAGAGAGAGAGGAGACAGTATCAATAGAGCTATCATAATCTCTGGTAAAACAAGACTTAGACCGATTCTTATGACAACACTGACAACTGTTCTTGGAATGATTCCTCTTGCTCTTAGTAACGGAGATGGATCAGAGATGTACGCTGGTATGTCATTCGTTGTTATCTTTGGCCTTTCAACAGCTACACTGTTTACACTTATAGTTATTCCAGTGTTCTACTACTTAGTAGATGACTTGAAAAAATTCGTAAAAAAAATTATTAAAAGATAG